The Hypomesus transpacificus isolate Combined female chromosome 12, fHypTra1, whole genome shotgun sequence genome segment ATTCAACTCACATGTTCAAAAGTGCTcctcaaataaataaaaaacagaggagaaggaagattCTGGTAGAGTAAGCGGTGTAATTTCATGTCAGTAAGATTGTTCTTAATGTTCCTAATTCAACAACGAACAAAAACGGACTAAACCATTGTGAAAGCGTTTTGATCCTTTCCTCATGGCAGGATGTTGCCGCAAGTGTCTGGAACCATGCGTGATGTAActgttccctctcttttctcagaAGGTCAACATCTGATAAAAATGTCTTCAAGTCCCACCCCATCTTCTTTCACTTTGGATGTCCTTGCCAACTGCTCGTCTCCCCCCGGGCCTAGGCCCAGCCCGGAGGataggcaggctgaggcaggcCGAGTGGTCCAGATGGTGGCCACCATCCTCATTTTTCTGGTAGGTGTGCCTAAAGCGCCGTTCCTTCACCCTTGTTTGAACTGGTTCGTCAAGATATGTGCAGGTCCTGGTAATCAATCAAACTGAATCCGATAGAGGTACTCCTTCGAATGTGACACAGATGACTTTGTTTGCTTCCAGGTGGGCATACCCTTGAACGGTCTGGTGGTGTGGGCGTTGGCGTGGCGAGGCCGTATGGAGCGGCGTGGGAGCAGGGGCGAGAGCAGAGGCGCCAACAGCTTCCGGGTGTATGTGGTCAACTTGGCCCTGGCAGACCTGGTGCTGCTGTTGAGGACGCCGCTGGCCCTGGGCTACCTGATCAACGGCTACAGCTGGCCCTTTGGCGTCGCTTTCTGCAAGCTGGTGATCTTCCTGCGCTGCCTGGGCCTCTATGCCGCCGCCTTCTTGCTGTGCGCCGTGGCTCTGGAGCGCTGCCTGTGTCTGCTCCGGCCTGTCTGGGCAAGTCTCCGGCGACCACGCTGGGCGGTGCCCCTGGCTTGTGGACTCCTGTGGACTCTGGCCACCGCTCTGGCTGCACCCTACTTCCACACTGCCACCTTAAAGGAGATAAACAGCACCCACCAGTGCTGGGATAGCGACGGAGCCAGCATGGGTCTGTTTGTTACAGAGACGATGGCTGGCTTCCTGCTGCCGCTGCTGGTCTTCCTGGGGAGTAACGTCGCCGTGCTGCTCTCTGCCAGACAGGCCGACACAGCCACGCCCACTTCCTCATCGTCACCAGCATCCACAGCCAGGATTCTCAGGCTGTACCGTGTGCTTTTCCTCACgatgctcctcttcctcacctgcTGGGTGCCGTACTTCACCTGTCGATTCCTGCGGGCTCTGTCCTATGGGCGGCCAGAGCTGGCGGGGCTGTACAAAGCCTCGTTGAAGGCCACAtatgtctctctgttcctggtCTATTTGAAAAGTGCCCTCAATCCCGTTCTGTACGTGTTCGCTGCCCGTGGGCTGGGCCGGGCCGTGAAGGCATCCCTCATTTCCACCATCGAGCGGGTGTTTGACGACTCAGAATCCATTCGTAGGAAGTCACTCCGGAGGGGTAACTCCCAGATCTAGCAGAACCTAGCTCTGCAAACCGAAAGCCTGAATATTTTGTCCCCTGCGCATTACACCCTGGATTGGACTAAGTTGGCATTACTTCTGTGGGTAAATGCCTTTGAAATTCTGCCCTACTGTTCACTGTGACTGGGCTACATTTTGTATTACTGAACAGCTGAGCAGACCAAATGCAATATGGAATCTCCATAAGCGACATAAGGCACCACATATTGAGTTACTAAAGAAGTGGACATTACACAGGTCAACATAATAGACACAGGTCAACATAATAGACACTTTATTTCTTTATGTGACACAAAACCAATGTGTTCAGATATTGGCACATTCTGAGCTAGAGAACACTGATTGTGGAAAAAACGACTTT includes the following:
- the LOC124474692 gene encoding C3a anaphylatoxin chemotactic receptor gives rise to the protein MSSSPTPSSFTLDVLANCSSPPGPRPSPEDRQAEAGRVVQMVATILIFLVGIPLNGLVVWALAWRGRMERRGSRGESRGANSFRVYVVNLALADLVLLLRTPLALGYLINGYSWPFGVAFCKLVIFLRCLGLYAAAFLLCAVALERCLCLLRPVWASLRRPRWAVPLACGLLWTLATALAAPYFHTATLKEINSTHQCWDSDGASMGLFVTETMAGFLLPLLVFLGSNVAVLLSARQADTATPTSSSSPASTARILRLYRVLFLTMLLFLTCWVPYFTCRFLRALSYGRPELAGLYKASLKATYVSLFLVYLKSALNPVLYVFAARGLGRAVKASLISTIERVFDDSESIRRKSLRRGNSQI